Proteins encoded in a region of the Mariprofundus ferrinatatus genome:
- a CDS encoding ribose-phosphate diphosphokinase — protein sequence MSDILLLGFAESRRVTGQLADLLAWPSDGIEVHRFPDGESRVRLPAELPQHVVICLSLDHPNEKLVELLLAADAARAGGAEKVSLVAPYLCYMRQDMAFHPGEAVSQKTIGSLLGDSFDAVVTVDPHLHRIERLDQAVTSTQAVSLTATRPIAEFVADHFERPLLIGPDEESLQWVSSIAEGWGFDFTVGRKERMGDRNVRICLPDDLSVTGRDVVIVDDMASTGRTMLAAVESVKSGNPASLSLIVTHALFVGDAEERIRAAGIDHLWSTDTIAHPTNAIGLAPLMADAIRNL from the coding sequence ATGAGTGATATTCTACTGCTCGGTTTTGCCGAAAGCCGGAGAGTGACCGGTCAACTGGCCGATTTACTGGCCTGGCCAAGTGACGGGATCGAGGTACACCGCTTTCCTGATGGAGAGAGCAGGGTGCGACTGCCTGCTGAGTTACCGCAGCATGTGGTAATCTGTCTGAGTCTGGATCATCCCAATGAAAAACTGGTCGAGCTGTTGCTTGCTGCCGATGCGGCGCGAGCGGGTGGAGCTGAAAAGGTTTCGCTGGTAGCTCCTTATTTATGCTATATGCGCCAGGATATGGCCTTTCATCCTGGTGAAGCGGTGAGTCAGAAAACAATCGGTTCACTGCTTGGCGATTCATTCGATGCTGTGGTGACCGTTGATCCACATCTTCACAGGATAGAGCGGCTTGATCAGGCAGTGACTTCGACGCAGGCGGTCAGTCTGACTGCAACACGTCCCATTGCCGAATTTGTTGCCGATCATTTTGAGCGACCGCTGTTGATTGGGCCGGATGAGGAGTCGCTGCAGTGGGTGTCATCTATTGCTGAGGGGTGGGGGTTCGATTTTACTGTCGGCCGCAAGGAGCGAATGGGGGATCGCAATGTACGCATCTGCCTGCCGGATGATCTCTCCGTGACGGGCCGCGATGTGGTGATAGTCGATGACATGGCCAGCACCGGACGTACCATGTTAGCAGCTGTTGAGAGCGTGAAATCCGGCAATCCCGCTTCGTTATCGCTGATCGTGACGCATGCACTTTTTGTCGGCGATGCCGAGGAGCGCATCCGTGCAGCCGGCATAGATCATCTCTGGAGTACGGACACTATCGCGCATCCGACCAATGCCATTGGGCTGGCACCGCTGATGGCCGACGCTATCCGCAATCTCTGA
- a CDS encoding ABC transporter substrate-binding protein, giving the protein MIRLIVLALLVVGCQPVDSNRNTLHVGLAQTPITVDSRFATDAASVRIQDFLHRGLVKLDESFNVEGDLAESWVHPTPLLWKFRLRQGETFSDGSEVKARDVAATLQAVIDPALASPRMAEYSAIERIEVEDDYNLTIYLSRADASLLTRLNLGILPATIASGPHNARHTIGCGAYRLTAWGESGITLQRRGEGGSVTAIRFSCVKDPVTRVLKLTRGELDFVQNDLPPHLLPYIGEQRQLTMLTRPSTTFSYIGINLQDGLLGDVRVRRALALALDRDKLKNALFSGLPDLANSVLSREHWASASLPPIPFDPVRAEQLLDEAGFPRNQDGVRFSLNYRTSTDPTRLRLATAIAAMWQKVGINVSIESLEWGGFYARIKRGDFQLFSLSWVGITDPDIYRSILHSQMWPPKGANRGRYRNDDVDRWLDQAAVVEAQKERKALYAKVQKQMLEDMVYIPLWYEPVIAVSGPRVHGFKPMPDGNLRALMDIKFIQENR; this is encoded by the coding sequence GTGATCAGACTGATTGTGTTGGCTCTGCTTGTCGTCGGCTGCCAACCCGTAGACTCTAATCGCAATACTCTCCATGTCGGCCTTGCGCAGACGCCGATTACAGTTGATTCCCGTTTTGCCACTGATGCAGCTTCGGTTCGGATACAGGACTTCCTGCATCGCGGCCTTGTAAAGCTTGATGAATCTTTCAATGTCGAGGGGGATTTGGCAGAAAGCTGGGTTCATCCTACTCCTCTGTTGTGGAAATTCAGGCTAAGGCAGGGTGAAACCTTCAGCGATGGCAGCGAGGTGAAGGCGAGGGATGTAGCGGCCACACTACAGGCTGTGATCGATCCGGCCTTGGCGAGCCCGCGCATGGCAGAGTATTCAGCTATTGAGCGTATCGAAGTTGAGGATGACTACAACCTCACTATTTATCTCTCCAGAGCGGATGCCTCGCTTCTGACGCGACTTAACCTCGGTATTCTTCCAGCGACGATCGCCTCGGGTCCGCATAATGCCCGTCACACGATTGGATGCGGCGCGTACCGGCTTACCGCGTGGGGTGAAAGCGGTATAACACTGCAACGAAGGGGTGAAGGCGGCAGCGTTACCGCGATCCGTTTCAGTTGTGTAAAAGATCCGGTGACACGTGTACTGAAGCTGACACGCGGGGAACTCGACTTCGTTCAGAATGATCTGCCGCCGCACCTGCTTCCCTATATTGGCGAGCAGCGACAGCTGACCATGCTGACACGGCCCTCCACTACTTTTTCATATATCGGAATAAATCTGCAGGACGGTCTGCTCGGTGATGTGCGAGTCAGACGCGCCCTGGCGCTGGCATTGGATCGGGACAAACTGAAAAACGCTCTCTTCTCCGGCCTTCCTGATCTTGCCAACAGCGTGTTAAGCAGGGAGCACTGGGCTTCAGCCTCTTTACCCCCGATTCCGTTTGATCCCGTACGCGCTGAGCAACTACTCGACGAGGCGGGATTTCCACGTAATCAGGACGGGGTTCGATTTTCGCTTAATTATCGTACAAGTACCGATCCGACACGCCTGCGTCTGGCCACAGCCATTGCTGCCATGTGGCAGAAAGTAGGTATCAATGTATCTATCGAGTCGCTTGAGTGGGGTGGCTTCTATGCCCGCATCAAGCGTGGGGACTTCCAGCTGTTTTCACTCTCCTGGGTAGGCATCACCGATCCTGATATCTACCGCTCGATCCTGCACAGCCAGATGTGGCCGCCCAAGGGGGCAAATCGTGGCCGCTATCGCAATGATGATGTTGACCGGTGGCTGGATCAGGCGGCCGTGGTTGAAGCGCAGAAAGAGCGTAAGGCGCTCTATGCCAAAGTTCAGAAGCAGATGCTGGAGGATATGGTCTATATACCACTCTGGTATGAGCCGGTTATTGCCGTTTCCGGGCCGCGGGTTCATGGCTTTAAGCCGATGCCGGATGGCAACCTGCGAGCCCTGATGGATATTAAATTCATTCAGGAGAACAGGTAA
- a CDS encoding VOC family protein has protein sequence MFSFHHVALSVRELGPSIAFYEIFGFEPVFRWQSDDGELSIVHLKQGEVLLELFRFRTPVDAPHTSHELSTDLPRIGMKHFGLKSEDIDIAAAHLMKLGLVEHIEIVEGRTGIRYFFVKDPSGLMVEVVEDNRKL, from the coding sequence ATGTTCAGCTTTCACCATGTCGCACTCAGCGTCCGGGAATTAGGGCCGTCAATTGCGTTTTACGAAATCTTCGGCTTTGAGCCCGTGTTCCGCTGGCAGTCGGATGACGGGGAGCTCTCTATTGTGCATCTGAAACAGGGGGAGGTGCTTCTCGAACTATTCCGCTTCAGGACTCCTGTTGATGCGCCTCACACCTCACATGAGCTTTCCACTGATCTGCCCCGAATCGGCATGAAACATTTTGGTCTCAAAAGTGAAGATATCGATATCGCTGCAGCTCATCTGATGAAGCTGGGGTTGGTTGAGCACATTGAGATTGTAGAGGGCAGGACCGGGATCCGTTATTTTTTCGTCAAGGACCCTTCCGGCCTCATGGTTGAAGTCGTTGAGGATAACCGGAAATTGTAG
- the trxA gene encoding thioredoxin TrxA → MSSDLIIHVSDDSFDADVLKAGGPVVVDFWAPWCGPCKQIAPILDEVASEKQGQVTIAKINIDDNPNTPGKYGVRGIPTLMLFRDGNVQGTKVGAVNKAKLTEFIDEHLD, encoded by the coding sequence ATGTCTTCAGATTTAATTATTCATGTCAGCGACGATAGCTTTGATGCCGATGTACTTAAAGCAGGCGGCCCGGTCGTCGTAGACTTCTGGGCTCCATGGTGCGGCCCGTGCAAACAGATTGCCCCGATTCTGGACGAAGTTGCGTCCGAGAAGCAAGGTCAGGTGACCATCGCCAAGATCAACATCGATGATAATCCTAACACACCAGGCAAATACGGAGTTCGCGGCATCCCTACCCTGATGCTGTTCCGCGACGGTAATGTTCAGGGAACCAAGGTTGGCGCTGTCAACAAGGCCAAACTGACCGAGTTCATCGACGAACATCTGGACTGA
- a CDS encoding class I SAM-dependent methyltransferase: MSEHEQLEQIIRERIGEAGNFLTFDRFMQAALYEPGLGYYESKTVFGEKGDFVTAPELGPWLSLGFADLIFWAWNELGQPAEWTLLEQGSGSGKLLASVLDIISQFSMLSPSSIISVERSAQLRNRQAELFAERNLVVDISSTLDEVEPRENIIVFSNELPDAFPVRCFRWRDGHFYERGVTCSENGFAWKDGDSPLVDGPDISPELINAWQDGYVSEWNPSLEGWQKQLSGIVISGFVFTNDYGYSQQEYYRQGRREGSLLAHIGQQASEDVLSDPGSRDVTAHVDFTALALAGKTVGFSPLLWMSQGGWLAQSPSVQAFVQSLACQNDATSMHLMAHAKRVLMPYGMGEVFKVLVQSKGFQADRPDYLKQFHHLDLLRL, encoded by the coding sequence ATGTCCGAACATGAACAACTGGAACAGATCATTCGGGAGCGTATCGGTGAGGCAGGGAATTTCCTCACTTTCGACCGTTTTATGCAGGCAGCACTTTACGAACCCGGGCTGGGGTACTACGAGTCGAAAACCGTATTTGGTGAAAAAGGGGATTTTGTCACGGCTCCAGAACTGGGCCCCTGGCTCTCTCTGGGTTTTGCCGATCTGATCTTCTGGGCATGGAATGAGCTTGGTCAGCCTGCCGAATGGACTTTGCTGGAACAGGGCTCCGGTTCAGGTAAGCTGCTCGCTTCTGTTCTAGACATTATTTCCCAGTTTTCGATGCTTTCCCCCTCGTCGATAATATCGGTGGAACGTAGTGCCCAGCTGAGGAACCGGCAGGCTGAGCTTTTTGCCGAACGAAATTTGGTTGTTGATATCAGCTCTACTCTTGATGAAGTAGAGCCCCGCGAAAATATTATTGTCTTCAGTAATGAGCTTCCCGATGCATTTCCTGTACGCTGTTTCCGCTGGCGGGATGGCCACTTTTATGAGCGTGGCGTTACATGTTCCGAAAATGGATTTGCATGGAAGGATGGCGACAGCCCACTTGTCGATGGACCGGATATTTCTCCAGAATTGATCAATGCGTGGCAGGATGGGTATGTCAGCGAGTGGAATCCGAGTCTTGAAGGCTGGCAGAAACAGCTATCAGGTATAGTGATCAGCGGCTTTGTCTTTACCAACGACTACGGTTACTCACAGCAGGAGTACTATCGACAGGGAAGGCGTGAAGGCTCGCTTCTGGCCCATATCGGCCAACAGGCCAGTGAGGACGTATTGAGTGATCCCGGTAGTCGTGATGTTACTGCCCATGTTGATTTCACCGCTCTGGCTCTGGCAGGTAAAACGGTTGGTTTTTCACCGTTGCTCTGGATGTCGCAGGGTGGCTGGCTGGCGCAGTCACCATCGGTGCAGGCTTTTGTGCAGTCGCTGGCATGTCAGAATGATGCGACCAGTATGCATCTGATGGCACATGCGAAACGGGTTTTAATGCCGTACGGCATGGGCGAAGTGTTCAAGGTTCTGGTACAGAGCAAGGGATTCCAGGCGGATCGGCCCGACTACCTGAAACAGTTCCATCACCTCGATCTTCTCAGGCTATGA
- a CDS encoding tRNA (cytidine(34)-2'-O)-methyltransferase produces MSPPIHIVLVEPEIPPNTGNIARLCACTGCALHLVHPLGFEISDKHLKRAGLDYWDHLDIHHHENWQMARKVIGTDRNWYGLSTKGSTAHWDIKYAAGDVLVFGPESRGLSEAIRNEIRPIKIPMRNDAPVRSLNLSSACSIALFEALRQLKPVL; encoded by the coding sequence ATGAGCCCTCCTATTCATATCGTACTAGTCGAGCCTGAGATTCCACCGAATACCGGTAATATTGCACGACTGTGTGCTTGCACGGGATGTGCACTGCACCTGGTGCATCCGCTCGGATTCGAAATCAGTGATAAACACCTGAAACGGGCGGGGCTGGACTACTGGGACCACCTTGACATTCACCACCATGAAAACTGGCAGATGGCACGCAAGGTGATCGGAACAGATCGCAACTGGTACGGACTATCCACCAAGGGGAGCACAGCCCACTGGGATATAAAATATGCAGCTGGTGACGTGCTTGTGTTTGGCCCTGAGTCGAGAGGATTAAGTGAAGCCATTCGCAATGAGATCAGGCCTATCAAAATACCGATGCGGAACGATGCGCCTGTTCGTTCCCTGAACCTCTCTTCAGCCTGTTCTATCGCACTGTTTGAAGCCCTGAGACAGCTCAAGCCGGTACTATAG
- a CDS encoding Flp family type IVb pilin, with product MNGSDEVQEAMPRASLKVSHFHHEDGVSMVEYVVMIALISVTAIVAINLLGGTLSNSFTSAQDAIQQARGTNDSNSNGKDGDGGGRDRGDGKDRD from the coding sequence ATGAATGGTTCAGATGAGGTACAAGAGGCCATGCCCCGGGCTTCTTTGAAAGTATCACATTTTCATCATGAAGATGGAGTGTCCATGGTTGAGTATGTCGTCATGATTGCACTCATCTCTGTCACCGCCATTGTAGCCATCAACCTTCTCGGCGGCACACTAAGCAACAGTTTCACATCCGCTCAGGACGCCATTCAACAGGCCAGAGGGACGAACGACAGTAATAGCAACGGAAAAGATGGCGATGGCGGCGGAAGAGACAGAGGCGACGGCAAAGACAGGGATTAG
- a CDS encoding DUF4438 domain-containing protein, giving the protein MSLKSNRNQLVKTAVQGSVAPAHQWAPFEVGAAGEIFAWPSTGGITYNVKIGDSVFGWAGEHIEPGVSTTMSHKNSKAEAGYQFLACCGNEATVISGAAKGEKGTVLGHHGGVEHLMLDFPDAVLDKLTCDDKFLIKGYGQGLKLIDHPDVYIYSLDPDVLESWGLIEREDGRIEVPVNVIVPGHAMGSGIGALSVTTGDYDIICHDEATVREYAMDKLRFGDFVAVLDHDNRYGRTYRKGAVTIGVIIHSDSPLGGHGPGMMTLMSACDEKLIPVLNENANLGAIKGIGRYAVE; this is encoded by the coding sequence ATGAGTCTGAAAAGCAATCGTAACCAGTTAGTTAAAACCGCCGTGCAGGGGAGTGTTGCTCCTGCGCATCAATGGGCGCCGTTTGAAGTAGGGGCGGCAGGCGAAATTTTTGCCTGGCCATCAACCGGAGGCATCACTTATAACGTGAAAATTGGTGATTCAGTATTCGGCTGGGCCGGCGAACATATCGAGCCGGGTGTATCCACAACCATGAGCCACAAAAACAGTAAGGCAGAGGCCGGCTATCAGTTTCTTGCCTGTTGCGGCAATGAGGCAACGGTCATCTCCGGCGCTGCCAAGGGAGAGAAAGGAACCGTGCTCGGCCATCATGGCGGCGTTGAGCATTTGATGCTCGATTTTCCCGATGCTGTACTCGATAAACTGACCTGCGACGATAAATTTCTGATCAAAGGATATGGGCAGGGGTTGAAGCTTATCGATCACCCGGATGTCTATATCTACAGCCTCGATCCCGACGTGCTTGAGAGTTGGGGGCTGATTGAGCGAGAGGATGGCAGGATTGAAGTGCCGGTGAATGTGATTGTGCCAGGCCATGCGATGGGCTCCGGAATAGGAGCACTTTCAGTCACAACAGGCGACTACGATATTATCTGTCACGATGAGGCGACAGTTCGAGAGTATGCTATGGATAAATTGCGTTTCGGCGATTTCGTGGCTGTACTCGATCACGATAACCGTTATGGCCGCACTTACCGTAAGGGTGCAGTTACCATTGGCGTGATTATTCACTCTGATTCCCCTTTGGGTGGCCACGGTCCGGGTATGATGACGTTGATGAGCGCGTGTGATGAAAAGCTGATACCCGTTCTGAATGAAAATGCCAACCTGGGTGCCATTAAGGGTATCGGTCGTTATGCTGTTGAATAA
- a CDS encoding DUF4743 domain-containing protein: MAYIDHIRALNRWNPENFLPLIVDGKRMGRIRHRFAQELDGFKECFDVRTECVVLSSALKSFDERSEAVAEVLHRLTESGVVRHLMGEMFPVLSGFDQSAAFQIDRAVVSMFGIRAFGQHLNGYVETGDGIAMWIARRASDRRAFPDRLDHLVAGGLPHGISLADNLTKECMEEANIPAELAASARPVAEISYCCEVKRGLRDDTLFCYDLELPGSFRPECNDGEVASFELMPIEQVADIVRNSEEFKPNCNLVIIDFLLRHNLIASEDERKLLQNGLSGNN; the protein is encoded by the coding sequence ATGGCATATATCGATCATATTCGGGCATTGAACCGCTGGAATCCGGAAAACTTTCTACCCTTGATCGTAGATGGCAAACGCATGGGGAGGATCCGCCACCGCTTTGCACAAGAGTTGGACGGGTTCAAGGAGTGCTTTGATGTTCGGACAGAATGTGTAGTCCTGAGTTCTGCTCTGAAAAGTTTTGATGAGCGTTCAGAAGCAGTCGCCGAAGTGCTGCATCGGTTGACCGAGTCCGGTGTGGTTCGCCATCTGATGGGGGAGATGTTTCCCGTGCTCAGCGGTTTTGATCAATCTGCGGCATTCCAGATTGATCGCGCCGTGGTATCCATGTTCGGTATCCGCGCTTTCGGCCAGCACCTGAACGGTTATGTCGAAACCGGTGATGGCATTGCCATGTGGATCGCTCGAAGAGCATCTGACCGCAGGGCATTTCCCGATCGACTGGATCATCTGGTGGCCGGTGGCCTTCCGCATGGCATTTCGCTCGCCGACAACCTCACCAAGGAGTGCATGGAGGAGGCGAATATTCCAGCTGAACTGGCGGCATCGGCCAGGCCGGTTGCCGAGATCAGCTACTGCTGCGAGGTGAAGCGCGGATTGAGGGATGATACCCTCTTCTGCTACGACCTTGAGTTGCCGGGAAGCTTCAGGCCGGAGTGTAATGATGGCGAGGTGGCTTCATTCGAACTGATGCCGATTGAACAGGTGGCCGATATCGTACGAAACAGCGAGGAGTTCAAGCCCAACTGTAATCTCGTCATTATCGATTTTCTGCTGCGTCATAATCTGATTGCATCGGAAGATGAGCGTAAACTTTTGCAAAACGGATTAAGCGGCAACAACTAA
- a CDS encoding carbon-nitrogen hydrolase family protein: MRVASIQLNSGRDVDQNLNRVDHLLAEAAQLRAELAVLPENFAFMGGSEDDKRNAAEEQDNSPIIKHLSAQAKKHGMAIIGGTLLLKGEKGRLRNSSPAFDQDGRLLAVYDKIHLFDMDYQGEAYRESALIEPGSRSVVVDFDKWRIGLSICYDLRFPELYRLHASADCHILCNVAAFTAVTGSAHWEPLLRARAIENQCYVIASAQTGLHADGRQTWGHSMIIDPWGQIMVSLSEGEGVITADLSLEEVHRVRKSMPVLQHRRL, encoded by the coding sequence ATGCGGGTTGCCTCTATCCAGCTGAACTCAGGACGTGATGTTGATCAGAACCTGAATCGAGTCGACCATCTGCTGGCTGAAGCTGCGCAATTAAGGGCTGAGCTTGCTGTTCTGCCTGAGAATTTCGCCTTCATGGGAGGCAGTGAAGATGATAAGAGAAATGCTGCGGAAGAGCAGGATAACTCTCCAATTATAAAACATCTTTCTGCTCAGGCTAAGAAGCATGGTATGGCGATTATTGGTGGAACCCTTCTTCTTAAGGGTGAAAAAGGTCGGCTTCGGAACAGTTCTCCCGCATTTGATCAGGATGGCAGGCTGCTGGCGGTTTACGACAAGATCCATCTTTTCGATATGGATTATCAAGGTGAGGCTTACCGCGAATCTGCATTGATTGAGCCCGGGAGCAGGAGCGTTGTAGTCGACTTCGACAAATGGCGTATCGGGCTGAGTATCTGTTACGATCTTCGCTTTCCAGAGCTCTATCGCCTGCATGCCAGTGCGGACTGTCATATTCTCTGTAATGTTGCAGCCTTCACTGCGGTGACTGGCTCCGCTCACTGGGAACCGTTGCTTCGGGCTAGGGCAATCGAGAACCAGTGTTATGTGATTGCTTCTGCACAGACTGGTTTGCATGCTGATGGCAGGCAGACATGGGGGCACAGTATGATCATTGATCCCTGGGGTCAGATCATGGTTTCACTTTCCGAAGGGGAGGGGGTGATTACAGCTGACCTTTCACTGGAAGAGGTTCATCGCGTGCGTAAATCCATGCCTGTTCTCCAGCACAGAAGGCTGTAG
- a CDS encoding thymidine phosphorylase family protein encodes MIRPGIHLKLRRIGIDTFKENVAYLHRDCPVYHTEGFQALAKVEINSVSDHQQVLAVLNVVNDEKIMAIDELGLSEQAFIQLGLYEGDMVCIAQAVPPESLDAVHRKIAGERLNESDFLSIIRDVVANRYSRMEMSAFLVACSESGMEREELLYLTEAMVKTGEKLDWGEPLVVDKHCIGGIPGNRTTMLVVPIIAAHGMLIPKTSSRAITSPSGTADTMETLARVDLDLNNLREIVRHERGCLAWGGRARLAPADDILISVERPLSLDSPGQMVSSILSKKVAAGATHLLIDIPVGPTAKVHRMNDALRLRKLFEYVGDRLGLHLEVVITNGEQPIGRGIGPALEARDVIKVLENDPEAPSDLREKALRLAGRILEFDPDVRGGHGYAIARDILETGRAMAKMQAIIAAQGENKDPPKLGELIMEVTAPESGFVTEIDNLQMARIARLAGAPMDKGAGVDLLKKLGDRVEEGESLYRIHAEFPSDFDFAQEQTRKDIGFRIGDKPAAPNYFPPL; translated from the coding sequence ATGATCAGGCCAGGTATTCATCTCAAGCTTCGCCGCATCGGCATTGACACTTTCAAGGAAAATGTCGCCTATCTGCACCGTGACTGCCCTGTTTACCACACCGAAGGTTTTCAGGCGCTTGCTAAAGTCGAAATCAACAGCGTCAGCGACCACCAGCAGGTACTGGCAGTTCTCAATGTGGTCAATGATGAGAAGATCATGGCGATTGATGAACTGGGACTGAGTGAGCAGGCATTTATTCAGCTTGGGCTCTATGAAGGGGATATGGTTTGCATCGCACAGGCAGTACCACCTGAATCACTCGATGCCGTGCATCGCAAGATCGCAGGTGAACGGCTGAATGAAAGTGATTTCCTCTCCATTATTCGCGATGTTGTTGCCAACCGTTATTCACGCATGGAGATGTCTGCCTTTCTGGTGGCATGCAGTGAGAGTGGCATGGAACGTGAAGAGCTGCTCTATCTGACCGAGGCCATGGTGAAAACCGGTGAAAAGCTCGATTGGGGCGAGCCGTTGGTGGTGGATAAGCACTGTATCGGCGGCATTCCGGGTAACCGGACAACAATGCTGGTGGTGCCAATAATTGCTGCCCACGGCATGTTGATTCCCAAGACATCGAGCCGTGCTATTACCTCACCCTCCGGCACGGCCGATACGATGGAGACACTGGCCCGTGTTGATCTGGATCTGAACAACTTGCGCGAAATTGTTCGCCATGAACGCGGTTGTCTTGCCTGGGGTGGCAGGGCAAGGCTTGCCCCTGCCGATGATATCCTGATCTCGGTGGAACGGCCGCTTTCGCTCGACTCTCCCGGTCAGATGGTCTCTTCGATTCTTTCCAAGAAGGTCGCTGCAGGTGCTACACACCTGTTGATCGATATTCCGGTAGGTCCTACCGCAAAAGTACACCGCATGAATGATGCCCTTCGCCTTCGCAAGCTGTTCGAATATGTCGGAGATCGTCTGGGATTGCACCTTGAGGTGGTGATCACCAACGGCGAACAGCCGATCGGACGTGGCATCGGTCCTGCACTGGAGGCACGCGATGTGATCAAGGTTCTGGAGAACGATCCTGAAGCGCCGTCTGATCTGCGTGAAAAGGCACTCAGGCTTGCCGGTCGAATCCTGGAATTTGATCCGGATGTTCGGGGTGGACATGGGTATGCCATTGCGCGAGATATTCTCGAAACTGGACGCGCCATGGCCAAAATGCAGGCGATCATTGCAGCGCAGGGAGAAAACAAAGACCCGCCCAAGCTGGGTGAGTTAATTATGGAGGTGACGGCCCCCGAGTCCGGGTTTGTTACCGAGATAGACAACCTGCAGATGGCTCGGATCGCTCGCTTGGCAGGCGCCCCAATGGACAAAGGGGCCGGTGTGGACCTGCTCAAAAAACTTGGTGACCGGGTTGAAGAAGGTGAATCGCTTTACCGAATCCATGCGGAGTTTCCATCCGATTTCGACTTCGCACAGGAGCAGACAAGGAAGGATATCGGCTTCAGAATCGGCGATAAGCCGGCTGCGCCGAACTATTTCCCACCGCTATGA
- a CDS encoding class I SAM-dependent RNA methyltransferase produces MIVEGVTCEGVAGPLLPGGEAVVRIEGSTLLVVNAVPGDHLKLRVAGKRRGVFRGEIDAVVKPSSDRIEPPCGVASICGGCALQYLSGENQALLKSGWVKDAFSQLMDDKCNWIPSLFHKDWCRRRVRWFVGSDSDGRFLGFYRPTSHEPVRQSKCMVVSDELNLLRSLIEQSLITDELHAVQALQLDDGIHVILEAASRPTAIEVAGIDNTPLQWWWRDKAGITRPLKKPVVQFHDLLPAGDRDISLAVGPDSFVQGQMEGNRELIAQIIAWAGSVDRVADLFCGIGNLSLPLAVATGATVVGAELNEASVRAAAANAKNLSVNASFEVANLFEEFSLEPYIGADLLILDPPRRGAKRICSRISQLMPEKIIMISCDVAAGARDGLLLQEQGYRMSALRALDLFPGAGHVEAMSLWVRG; encoded by the coding sequence ATGATTGTCGAAGGAGTGACCTGCGAGGGGGTTGCAGGCCCATTATTGCCGGGAGGAGAAGCTGTCGTTCGGATAGAGGGGAGTACACTGCTGGTGGTCAATGCAGTGCCGGGAGATCACTTGAAACTGCGTGTGGCCGGTAAACGGAGAGGCGTGTTCCGAGGCGAGATCGATGCAGTAGTGAAACCGTCATCCGACCGTATTGAGCCGCCATGTGGTGTGGCTTCTATCTGTGGTGGCTGTGCGTTGCAGTATCTTTCTGGCGAGAATCAGGCTTTGCTGAAGTCCGGCTGGGTAAAGGATGCTTTTTCACAGTTGATGGATGATAAATGTAACTGGATACCGTCCCTGTTCCATAAGGATTGGTGCCGCAGACGTGTCCGCTGGTTCGTTGGCTCTGACAGTGATGGCAGGTTTCTCGGGTTTTACAGGCCGACAAGCCATGAACCGGTTCGCCAAAGCAAATGTATGGTCGTATCAGATGAATTGAATCTGCTGCGTAGCCTGATCGAGCAGTCATTGATAACGGATGAGCTGCATGCAGTTCAGGCGCTGCAACTCGATGATGGAATTCATGTCATACTCGAAGCTGCTTCCAGGCCGACAGCGATAGAGGTGGCCGGTATTGATAACACTCCTCTACAGTGGTGGTGGCGCGATAAAGCAGGCATTACCCGTCCTCTGAAGAAGCCTGTTGTCCAGTTTCATGATCTGCTGCCGGCAGGCGATCGCGATATCTCCCTCGCAGTTGGCCCCGATAGCTTTGTACAGGGGCAGATGGAGGGAAACAGAGAGTTGATTGCCCAGATTATTGCATGGGCCGGATCGGTTGACAGGGTTGCCGACCTATTTTGCGGTATCGGCAATCTATCTCTTCCACTGGCCGTGGCTACCGGTGCAACTGTTGTTGGTGCGGAGTTGAATGAGGCAAGTGTGCGGGCAGCGGCCGCGAATGCAAAAAACCTTTCTGTTAATGCCAGTTTTGAAGTCGCCAACCTGTTTGAGGAGTTTTCTCTTGAGCCATACATTGGTGCTGATCTGTTGATTCTCGATCCCCCAAGGCGTGGCGCCAAGAGAATCTGTAGCCGCATCTCGCAACTAATGCCGGAGAAGATTATTATGATTTCGTGTGATGTCGCTGCAGGCGCGCGCGATGGTCTGCTGCTGCAGGAGCAGGGGTACCGTATGTCTGCATTGCGGGCGCTCGATCTGTTTCCCGGGGCTGGCCATGTGGAAGCCATGAGCCTTTGGGTAAGAGGGTAG